In the genome of Desulfovibrio desulfuricans, one region contains:
- a CDS encoding Hsp20/alpha crystallin family protein — protein MSNNLRMLPGRWFAPRDAAFCVNSPSGMPLRDEIDRIFQGLFNGMVSPWGESGRLLPANSDGREQPLTPRLDMTSDDAAYLLRIELPGVEADKVNVAVQDKELVISGEKQRETEEKNTDQYIRERVFGSFQRMLTLPDDADVEAITAAYKNGVLSVTVPRKALAESMSKKIDIVRE, from the coding sequence ATGAGCAATAATCTTCGTATGCTGCCCGGTCGCTGGTTTGCGCCTCGCGATGCCGCATTTTGTGTAAACAGCCCTTCGGGTATGCCCTTGCGTGATGAAATTGACAGAATTTTTCAGGGTTTGTTCAACGGGATGGTCTCGCCGTGGGGCGAGAGCGGCCGCTTGCTGCCCGCAAACAGCGATGGCCGCGAGCAACCCTTGACGCCCCGGCTGGATATGACAAGCGACGACGCGGCCTATCTGCTGCGCATAGAATTGCCGGGTGTGGAAGCGGACAAGGTCAACGTGGCCGTTCAGGACAAGGAGCTTGTGATCTCTGGCGAAAAACAGCGAGAAACAGAAGAGAAAAATACCGATCAATACATCCGCGAGAGGGTGTTTGGCTCGTTTCAGCGTATGCTGACCTTGCCGGACGACGCGGACGTAGAGGCCATAACAGCCGCATATAAAAACGGGGTGCTCAGCGTGACGGTTCCCCGTAAGGCTCTGGCCGAGTCAATGTCCAAAAAGATAGATATCGTGCGGGAATGA